The Juglans microcarpa x Juglans regia isolate MS1-56 chromosome 8D, Jm3101_v1.0, whole genome shotgun sequence genomic sequence GGCCCGCCTCTAATCATAATTTCCAAGTGTTGATCAGTATTGTGTACATGTAGTAATATCGGTGGCAATGTCAAAGAGAGAACACTTTCGAATTAGGTCAGGACAATGACTCGCATATAAAGAAATACCCGACAGTTTTCGACAAGAGCCTCTTTTGAATGACAAGGCTTACTCTAGTAGGGTTGCAAACAACGATTGATGGCTGGGTCAACTCAAAGTCTTCGACTCTTCGatcattatttcatttttgtagtttagctatgtgtgtgtgtgtatatatgtgtgtgtgtgtatatatatatatatatatatatatatatatatatatgtgtgtgtgtgtgtggcccAACTCTTTACGTGTTTTCTTTAGTAAGATGAGCATGTTGTTTAAGTGGATTTTATTGTGTGTGAGTGTGAAAGACGGGCCAGCCCATGGGTGTGTGTGTGAGCCAGCCCAGCCCGTGCAAGTGAACCCAGCCCTTTCTCTTAGGAGTGCTACCCACCCCTTACGGAGCGAGGGCACCCCttcccgcaccccgccccgAATGGGGTGGgaggtggggttttcacccccatCCCCCGCCCCGCCCCTGGGATGGGGGCGGGGTACCCTGCCCCAGTGGGCGGGGTGGATTCCCGCCTcattctacttaaaaaaaaaatactacattttattggatttaaaaattatttctaaatgtaaaaataattaaaaatacatttttaaacccaaattataaatttaaattttgtaaatatgactataatttaaaaactatgtaattttaaatttgctagtacatattttgtgtaaattgtaatgtattagtttttaaactatatagttttaaaatttttcaatgcatattttgtgaacaagtctaataaattgtaatatatatttatatatagacaatttgtaaaatataaatataaatttatgtttatgtttatatatatgtatataatgtatatagaAATGTAAGTGGGGcagggttgggccctccccgccaCCCGCCCCCGCTAGGGACCCTAGATGTGGGGCGGGGCCCTcacccccgcatgggcggagcgCACCCCTACTTTCTCCTAAACTACCTCGTTTTAGCCTAAGGGAAGAAAAccctaaatttttttctcttctccctcCTCCCTCCTGCGCCGCACCCTCccccttctctttctcttttctccccTGCAACCCAGATCTTGCCGCTGCCTCCTCTCCCACCGTCCAACCACCATTGCCTCTCCTCACTGATAAGCTCTTCCGCACCATCTCCCTCAATCTTCCTCTAttcgtctatatatatatatatatatatctacccACAATCACATTAAGCTTCCCGTTAGGTTGTGCTCACAGTCGCAGAACCAGCCCCGTCGCGCCGATCGTCCCTCCCTTGTCGCTTGTGTGGTTCTAGAAGCATTGCGAAGAGACCCCTTTGACCATCTCCACCTTTGATTTCTTGACCCTCTCTCGCcgttttctctcttctcctcctTAGCTTTGGTGTTGCCACCACCAATTACGCTCATGGCCATTTGACTCCAAGGATGGGCAGATCTTCCATGGATCTCAGCCGACCCTCAGATTTGTCGTCGCACGACGTCATCATTCACGCCTGTCATCATTGTTTCCTTTTCTCAGATTTGTCAACCGCTATCTCTCATAGTTCCTCCACCACCCTCCACCGCTTAGTGAAGGTCTTccgacccccccccccctccagtTCCAAATTGGCCTCTCTCTTCTCAAATCTTCCCCAACACCGAAACCagatctctatctctctctctctctctcttatgcctcatttgttttcaaaactcatttcaacacatttcatctcatcattacaactttatatcaaatttccacataaaataaaataaacaattcaattttttcaaatctcaaaacaaaaatagtattaaaaatatatattttaataatattttatacaatttttaattttaatttaaactcatctatgaaaacaaacgaggctttagGGTTTCAAACCACCACCAGCCACCACTAGTCCCCTCCCCATCCCCTGAGTTTATCAGATCCACCACCCATAAATTTTCCCATGTGAGTTTTGTTTTGCCCAAAAATTGCCACTATTCAATATGCCCCGCCACTGTCGTCGCCGAGCTCCGCCTCTCCCAACGCAACCACAGTAAGTTGTGCACCACTATATTTTCGTATTAATTTTTAGGCATCATCAGTTTTAACTAACTGTTTTTTTTCATCTCGCTGTGACGCGCACTCACACACGAGATACCTTAGGCAGCACACTCGATCATCCTAGATTGCATTCTGCATTGTAAGTAAAACCCTAGACTGACTCTTAAAATACTTACATTGaaaatttgtgtttttattaCAGTCTGGTTGTAATTGGTTAAGTGGCTGAGGGCTTATGGAGCGTTGGGATAATAACTATAGTTGGTGATGAACTGTTGGCTGAGGGTCGGGTGAAACGTTGGGAATCACGTGTAGTTGTGATGTGTGAATATGTGAATTTGTATGTTGTTTGGCCATTGGTTGATGTATTACTCCCATGTCATCCAATATCTGTCTGTTCACGCAtctacattattattatttttagttatcTTGATCGTATTAACTGTGCTCTGATCTATGTCTATGTCGTGATTAATTTGTTAATTGTGCTATGTTCTCTGGTTGTGCTGCAAAACTGGAAAGCTTCGTTCTTAGTGTCATTTATTAAAAACGTGTTTTGTGGGTGGGTGCGTATTACGACCCCAAATCgagatgggacattatctcggtggagctcctttggtTACTCAAGAGTGgtgtaaaactgagtgacgtCATCTGGGTTGTTGCTGGACAACAACAAGCTTGGATGAGATGGTAACGATCTCGTGCCGATTTTGTGGCCTTTCTGCTAGcggaggctagaggatgcttggtcacATACGCGCCTGGTACGGATTAGGGCATTACTGGTTACGATGTCACATGCACAgtcgttacccgtgatgtggcGAAGAGAGTCAaggtgtgcggatggtccataaaGGAGACAATGGTGCATGCGTAGTTAAAAGGATGCTTTAAAAATGGAAATGTGGATTTTTGGTGTGCGTGGCATTTTCTGTAAATTGCTGAAAAACATATTGGTTTCGTGCATTGTTGaaagatctcatttttttcaaatgctgTGATATGTCTACTTTTTTTGTGCTTGTATTTTTGGGTATTATTCTATTGgttttacttgctgagattgcAAAATCTCATCGTAGTGTTCCCACCAGCAGTTCCGCTTTGCGAAACcataattttgatgcaaatgaTGGTCATGAGCTTGGAGAATTGGTTCCTCTTGAGGAGTGAAAACTTGGGTACCTTTTTCCTTGCGTAGCGCTGTTTGatgttttccttttaattagTCGGATGATTGTATAAGTTTTATGTCGGAGATTGAGAGACTAGTGGcttatggatttttttgttggaattgtAAATTTGAATTTCTGACACTCTTAGCAGTTCAgacttcccttttttttatttttcaattgtaaATTAATTGTACACATTTATCGAGTATGCGAGCACGCACTATACTTTCACATTATTCGAGGGGTGTTTGACCCAAGTGGATAGCATCCCGGCGTTGCAACTCCTGCCTGAGCCCAAGTGGGGTTGAGGCGCCACAATATATGTATGAAAATTCTGATTAATGTCAATTCTAtttaatttggttatttttccataaagagtaatgttacatgcagTCGTAGAGTGCGCAAGCGTCGTACAATCGCTTcaaaaaagagtggggtccactattaaaaaattattattttttcatgtgagtctcgtatttattcactttttttaaaatgattgcatgACGTTTGCACACACACGATTGtgactatcatttttctttcataaaaatgaaaaaatggagAACGAGCAAAGACTCATGAAAATTTACTAATAATGTTCAGAGTAGACCAAGTTGAAATTCACAACTCTCTAGGTAGTGTTTAGAATTGTTGTGGTGCTCTTCAGATTTCAATGGAAAGCAAATCTACTGAACAGTTGAAGTTTTTTGTGGCTGATCCTACTTATTAATTGTACAGTCTATTAATACCAATTGGACAGAATATTGGagataaaattcaaaatgatcTTAACGGCACACCACaataggggtgctacctgcccCCTAcaggcggggccacccctcccctCCCCCATCCCTCGCTTGGGTAGGGGTGTCAAAATTTCCACCATACCCAACCCCCGCCCAGGTGGGGTGGGGTACCCCGTCCGTTCACTGGGATGCGGGAGTGGACTCCCATCTGTCTGCCCCCTGCCCCTCCTACTGGACCTTCGGCCCAGctcatttttctgggccctaaatggcccaaaattcatttttgggccactttggacccagaatttaactaaaaaaataaatatatttaaaaattgaaaacaaagatacatatatatagatagaactattaactatatactaaattttaactattaattaattaagtaataatcatcatTAAGGtactaagctattacaaattacaatttacaattatacaaattaagactctaagagaactaataaacttaaactattacaatattacaaactcttctaaaaatattaaatattacaaattgtactattaactattgtaacaacattacacttaattttaaattaacaattataactattaaattttcaacttgatcaatttgggatggcgctatggcggtgagttcactgagtggtgagttgtgtcgactgctgtaagactgaaaatcaagatcataaacattaataagttataaaacctgaaatattaataatttaaaaataaaacaaattagacatataaagttataaaatgaaacaaaaatttaaaaaattaaaatacaaaatattaaaagtactaaccaagaaGAGATTCAGATTGggcaattggaatttgagatgcAGTCTTGAACATGAGGCAGATGATCATAGATCGGTCATTAGGATTCGGCATGtgtatattaagaatataaaagctaaaaaacatataagcaaaataattagatactaaaatataatataaaattataaatgaaaaaaataaataaaggacaaattgtgcaaaccatggcaatggtgggtccaatacaaagtcatactgtatcggaggtagccgtagacgccGTCTCATGTATTACTATaacaataaaaattgaaatgaatttaatgaataccaattaaatgaaaataaattaattaataagaaattagaaaataaaattaaaataaataccagatccagactgatcaccaccctcctcctcgacgtcggcctcctcatactcaagaacatccggaacatgaattggagttcccttgatccaattctgcatgCAAATCAAAGTCTTCATAGTgataggagctaatgaactccgaaatgaatccaaTATACGCCATCtggtgctaaaggccgacttcGAGGCTATGATGCTAACAAGGATGGCCAAAAGACTGCaactatctctccaaggatggtcGTAGGGGTAGGGTACCTTGGGCTTGGAAAGGAGAACTCGCACTAGAATCtactggcatatccatgaactcaagcaaacaaaaaatctgaaattaaagcAAACGTAGCAACATGCAAAACAATTAATATCgaagcattaacatatatatgggaagttggaagatcaaacatcaaacataaaaaaaaaaaaaaaaaaaaatgaaatacccaattacccaattaaaatgagttataaaagttgtaaaacaaatttaatacccaattaaaataggttataaaagttgtaaaaataatgaaatacccaattaaaatgagatataaaagttgtaaaaaaaatgaaatatggtATACCCAATTAAAATCGAttagaaaagttgtaaaaaaaaaaatgaaatacgatatacccaattaaaatgggttagaaaagttgtaagaaaaatgaaatacccaattaaaatgggttataaaagttgtaaaacaAATACCattacccaattaaaatgggttataaaagctgtaaaaaaaattaaatacccaattaaaatgggttataaaagttgtaaaacaaattaaatacccaattaaaatgggttataaaagttgtaaaaaaaattaaatacccaattaaaatgggtcataaaagttgtgaaaaaaattaatttcccaaTTAAAAATCAGATCTTATCCCACATTAATGTAAATCCTCAAAATCCCcccaatccaaaaccctaaaataatttagtgaaacccctaaattattttagggtgaatcgaaatcctaaaacaatttaggggtttcaatgattgaaacccctaaattaatttagggtttcggattgaaaccctaatttaggatatttcgaaaaaaataaaaaaataaaccaatcacaTTCACGGAGAGATAAGAGattcacacacaaacacactGTCATCAACCATTCAAACCAgtgaaccacatgcacaatcaagtctccacagcacacaattcaccaAATCCCATAATCTATCTCCGATTAAATCTCAttcttcctccaatctccattctataaaagaaatttcacaaaaaatttCAGTAGATTTAGAGTTTCTTACCTTCTGCGACGGAGATGAAAACGAAGTCACAGAAGGCTGCAGCGATGGCTACAGTGATGACGAGCGATGGAGTGAGACACAGAGAGCGCAGCGactggtgtgtgtgtgtgtgtgtgtgagagagagagagagagagagagagtgggagagagagagagattctggaTGAGTGAGTGGCAGATTGATCTCGCCCGGGGGGACGGGGggattctaaacaaaacatgaaacgacgccgttttgccATTAacgaaacggcgtcgttttgttatgggtattaaaagaaaaaaaaattgggcatGACACGACttgggttattttttttatatataaatacttatatatatttatattatatatatatttttgaaacgGGCGGGATGGGGTATTTGCAGGGCAGGGGTTGCACCTATCCCTCCCCCACCTAGGGGGTTAGATGGGGCGAGGCCACCCGCCCCCTGCATCTGACGGACGAGGTGCTCCGCCCCGTTGAATGGGGGCGGAGCGAAAGCGGGGCAGAgtcccgctgcccacccctacatCACAAGCCAAGGCAACAAGTGTGCTGAACATAACCCGAGAATGTTTGTTACTGATACTTCGGGCTAGCTGATTTATTAGCGTTGTGCTATTACTTATGATTTTCGAATAACTTATGTATAGGAGGGGTTTATGGATAGCTTGTCTATAAATCTTATACGCTATGTACACTTCAAATTATCTTGAATGAAAACGTCTTATCCATGCAATCTTTTTCTCGTGAATCTTTACATAGAAGATCCCAAACAATGAGAAAAAGAATGGTAGTTTTGATTGAAGTGAAGAATAATTTCTGTGTAgctaaatttaaaacatgataAGAACGGCCTTAGCTTCGATCTGAAAAAAACCTGAAAATTCTAAAgagcaaaagagaaaaaagaaagtaactAAATGAGATCCGAATTGAATAAATTTCCGTGATGCTGTGCAAGCCTTTTTTGGGCTAGTTCTGGCCCAGTACAAGCCGGTTGTCATGGGGAATATAACAGGTCTGAATTTAATTGCTGATATTTTTCACACTTGTTGGTGCCGCTATTAAGGAAAACGAActtttgtgattaatttattacaaCCAGTCTGAGCCCGTTCGAGCATATGAATCATGAAGCAGCGAGTTCCTGCATGCACCTCTCAACAAGGCCAGGCCACGCTTCTTCCCcctcataataaaatataaaataaataataaaatttatttctttttattagtttagattTTGGAAATAAGTGGTGATTTTCGTGGTATCAAAGCAGAGGTTCTTAGCTCGAACtttgactctacactctatcccatttaaatatttcacatgttAGATTACCTATTGAAGGGGAGTGTTagtatatcaaataaataataaaatctatctcttcccATCAGTTTAACATCTTcagacaagtggtgattttacaCCTCCAATGCTATTAAGTGTACAGAATGAGACTCAAATTGTAGAAGTCCTTTGGCTCCCTCATCTAGAAAAAATAATCTTGGTTCATGACTTGAAAATTTGGTatcattaaacttaaaattaatttgtGGTTTAGAAGCTTTGCTAATAACAAGTGTAGTGCTGCAGTATTCGTATTCGTTCCTACCTGGCATAAGACTGTTGCAACATGAGCAGAATGTTCAAGTTCAAAATCAATCATTGACATCACTCTTCAAGGAAAATTATACCCTTGTTCTGCTGAATCTCATCCTACATGGGCAACTACTTTTGGTTTTAGATATTGAAAAAAGCCCATTATCATTATATGTGGTGTTTGAGATTATATTCTGAACTGCAACTGGAGTCAAAGCTGGCTTCTTTGCTTATGATGGATCAAGTGGGTGTTCTTCGATCAGATCGAATAGTTCATCTCCAATAATAAATCCAAGCATCCTGGCCATGTCACTTGTCTTCAGTCTAGGCTTTGGAATATCATGTCGCTTCAACCAAGAATAGACAATGAAGACTTTCTTCATAATAAACAGCTCCAGTGCCTCAGGATTAAAAACAATACCCATTCTCATGTTCATCTGCcaatataaaatttcaaaacttagaACATTAAAGAATTATCTATTCTCTATCTGTCTCTTACTATTTAATTAGTCATTACCTGGTGAGGGACTAGCATGGCTGCATAACGAGCAAGCTCTCCAGCTCTCCAGTCCAACAAGACAGGCAGCCATGGATAAGTGGCATCGAGTCTGACAAACCAGAGTCTTATATCAGGAAATTCTGATAATTCTCTGGGATCACGTGGATCTTCTCTTGTATAGTTGATGGAAAAGCCAATTTTACGTTCAAGGAACTCTTGTGGCTCGACTGTAGCAATATCAACAGAGaggatcatatatatgaaacgaTATCTTGATATATCCAAAAATAGTTAGGTTCTTCACATGGTGCTTACCGGATAATGGTGAGTTGATTCCTGTTGTGGCTTGAAATGGGGATAAGTCAAGACGGCGAATGATATCATTATCAATAACTATCTCAAATCGGCCTTCACTTGGTGGCATTGGGGGTGATGGTTTTGATGCATCTGCCAATCAAAATCTGTCAAAAATACTGTTCAACAAGTTCTACCAACTATGAGAAGGTTGCTTAATGCAGCTTTTGTGCAGTAGTGTATTCAACTACAGCCATAGCTCTTTTTTAAAGTGGAATTTGAGTACATGCAGATTTAAACATTTATGTGCATGATGTTTTATCTTGTAAGGTATTTTCGTTTCCTAAATCCAGTTAAGGCCATGTTCCAAGCTCTCTGctttttgctttattttggtAGAGGACAGGGGAGTTTATCTATTCAATACTAAGCTTGGCTATTCTCAACTTGATGCGACAGCTCTAAAGCTGAAGTTTTTATTCAAACACAATTAATGTGCCATTGTACTCATAAATCCGACTGACGTCTTTTGCAAGATTGAGCTAAGACTATAAGAAAATAGCGGACTGGTTGATAAATAACTGATAATTTACTTCATGTAAGTTTAAGGTGTTACCCTCTTCATCATCATATAAGGAGAGGTCGAAATTCCCAGATGGATTGAAGGAAACTGAGGCCGCCACTTCTCTACGGGGCCGAGTTGAATGTGAAATGTGCAGAAAGGCCATAGGATCTGAGATGGGTTTGCAGGACATCCATGGAGTGGAAGAGTAAATGGTCTGATTTAGTGGAGGAGAGAGTGGAAGTATAGGTTTGATAGATAAATCCATTGAATGTTTCAAGCTCTGTATCTGTATGTGCGTGTGTTTGGGATAGGGTCCGAGACGACTGTTGATGAAAGTTTTTCACGTTTTGCTTATTTTATCTGCATTTTATCATGGCCTTGTGTTTTCAATTCCCATATCCGGATCTGGGTTTTTGTAGTTTAAAACCTCATACCCGTTATCCAAAATTGCTCAGTGCCCAACTTGGGGATGGCCCATCTAAAGATCATCAAGTGTGGGTTATTCTTAATGACAAATATCGACCTTTTGCCTTTAAAATCCATATGCAAAACTTCCATCTCAtattcataaaagtaaaaacttcgatataaattttttttttatcagtttaaatttttgaaataaatgatgattaCACATGATATCAGAATAGAGGTCTTAAATTTGAATCCTGACTCTACACTTTatctcaattaattaaatattccacgtaTTAGGCCACCTATCGAGGAGAGCCTAACCCACACATGAGGAGAAGTAttaagagatgaaataaataataaaatatacatctttccattagtttaaacttttaaaagtagatagattttattatttatgttatattttcaCGCAACATGATCAAAATCTCCTTTTAGGTCTGGCCCTTGCTATTTGGAGTCTTGGCCAATAATAAAAGTCATTCAAGTATTGCAAAAAGCCTATGACTTAATTGACATAATCTCCTAACTTTCAAAATGGAGGTCTTGTGCTCAAAAACCCCTCCccaaatgtatcaaaaaaaaaaaaaaaaaaaaaaaaagccattcAGGTATTTGGTCGAATTTTGatgctattttcatttttttttctaatgctattaaaaaaatatcttttgtaaGCTTGTGTACTTAAACTctattaataagtaaaaaaatctcattcgtTGAGAAAAAAAGTGGTTTGGACTTTGAGACACACCTGCCCGCGTCCATGATCACCCATCttgttttatttgaatttttgtacTACTGTTTCCTCACATCAATTTCAAACAGTTTATGCACatgatttttattgaaagatgtttctttttatcaaatgaCATGATCAGTGTGAGCAGAGTAGGCTTCCATATTCAAGATGTCTTTAATTCAGGTTCATTCATTGTGCTGTAAAAGTTGCCCTTTTGCCGCTTTTTATCTTCAtaaatctttctttctttctaagaAATGATCGGATTGTTTGACGATCTAATATCTGATAAACAAAAGCACATAAACTCGAATATGTATTGTTCCCAAGCTCTCCTTCTTCTCCAATTACTGAGCGAAAGAAATGGATAAGGAGAG encodes the following:
- the LOC121241894 gene encoding protein CHLORORESPIRATORY REDUCTION 6, chloroplastic gives rise to the protein MDLSIKPILPLSPPLNQTIYSSTPWMSCKPISDPMAFLHISHSTRPRREVAASVSFNPSGNFDLSLYDDEEDASKPSPPMPPSEGRFEIVIDNDIIRRLDLSPFQATTGINSPLSVEPQEFLERKIGFSINYTREDPRDPRELSEFPDIRLWFVRLDATYPWLPVLLDWRAGELARYAAMLVPHQMNMRMGIVFNPEALELFIMKKVFIVYSWLKRHDIPKPRLKTSDMARMLGFIIGDELFDLIEEHPLDPS